The following are from one region of the Felis catus isolate Fca126 chromosome E1 unlocalized genomic scaffold, F.catus_Fca126_mat1.0 chrE1_random_Un_scaffold_88, whole genome shotgun sequence genome:
- the LOC105260084 gene encoding titin-like isoform X1, whose translation MVWLPLSSQRQYLTRLGHCAPEPPQVMSRLRLLAPLLVLMWQPLWLLVQAAQPPEWALDPAQLTSDPLEAAEPWSSRSSDPPPESPQALTPPAELGGFNYLGSSAPAQMLALPKELTETLVPFLDTDSVGELPPGPDEDLNDQLTQHQRLPEVVPMPGWDYLMFPKVTGKPLDVEFTTTPGPDKGVESSIAQQEAPPQPLEHTEEAELSLTQQETSGKPPEEVEPSSEQETPGQPSEPPGVIDPSLRQQETPAQPSVPPEEAKPSLSKQEPPAQLADPFGEAELSPTQEEVSAQLAELLNEAESSTQQETPAQSPGEIESSATLQEQPAQPPELPSREVEPSPTQQEHPAQPPWHHKMTVSPPGHYRDQHLNLPNVSLKPPDVQLTMTAEPTTEVGPSPVQHETIAQPSVPLNVEALETQHEAPTLPSDSATESLPVQQETPTQSPESTTQDKLPTQQETPVQYPEYPGEVEPSTTQQEALAQQSQAPEEGESSSTQEEAPTQLPEAQEEGEPSPLQEEGQGQHPQASKGSEPPTTQEESPAQHPQTPEEVEPSSTQQEAPAQYPQASEEGEPFPTQPETPTQYPEPLEGTEPSPAQSEATTQHPNPLGEVKPATYQEAPSQHPQTSEEINPSATQQEPSGEVEPSPTQQEAPAHSPERQVVTVFPQGQNQAQLLLLPNVTVRPVDSSVTMTSESTNEVEASPLREEASAQSGVSPEQLEPSPTQQEVPHQHPAPPESVESSPVQHEVSTPPEDFPEEIELSPSQQESSALPHVPVASREPSPIQQEVPAQQPKPNEGVESFPVQYEHPAQPPGSSTDVVAQSPAQHEVTFSPPGPGEAQHPVLPNITVKPVDLRIFISPQATKELKHLPVQQDVPAQSPIPPEKVEFSPAQSKRLSQSPESPEDESSPGQQEVLAQTPDPPKAVEPASGQQEAPAQSVVPQLAPAVSPEPPKEVEPSPTLQEAPAQPSEPPNEAESPTQQVAPAQFPVLQESPAISPEPPKEVEPSPTPQEAPAQPSEPGNEAESFPTQQEAPVVSPEPPKEVEPSTQQEAPPQPPEPPEKVEPSPVQQETLSLPLEPLKEIEPSLTQHEAQAQPSEAPEKVEPYPILQQAPTQPPEPSKEAETPPAQQEAPVQPPEPPEEVVAQPPVHNEVTVPPLGQEQAQHPNLPNVTVQPADLELTVTPEPTVETEHSTIMQQTIAPPEDTEVTPPHPEQVQAQHPNLTEVRVQPLDLELTITPEPTTEVETSTTQEIPGHPSEPPKEVVVQPPLFQEVTVPTPGLDQARHPLSPNVTVQPWDLELTITPEPTMEVKASTALKKTTAPPKDLEVTFAHLEQVQVQHSTLNKAKSPQTPDQPPEPPKELVAQPPVYQEAAVPTPDRDQAQRLWLPNVTVQPLDLVLAVTTEPTTDVKHPSALQQTTAPPEDLEVTFPHSEHIQHPTLTKVTVKPLDPGLPITPESTTETEPSLTMQETPTQPPEPPKEVVQYPSQQEVIVPTPSKDQGQQPTLPSVTAHHVDLGLTITPEPTTEAEHSTPMKETTAPPPKDLEVTLAHPEQVQSQHPNLTEVTVPPMDLELTVTAGSSVETEPSPTMRDTPTQPPEPPKEVVVQYPFQQEVTVPTPSKDQGQHPASPIIPFRHVELTITPEPITEAEHSTTLKKTTTPPPKDLEVTLAHPEQVQSQHRNLTEVTVPPMDLEIPVSQQPASFETGFPPTTQHSLVHFVNYTSEKAYTTLTWQPEQNATTNLKLCERCTCKDETLSCVGLSLQQRLRRVPVPEPDTYNGTFTILNFQGNSISYIDENVWKGYRWAEKLILSENYLTELRKDTFEGLLSLQYLDLSCNKIQYIERRTFESLPFLQYINLGCNLLTELSFGTFQAWHGMQFLHKLSRLVAYFKKFTSLVLTVRAP comes from the exons ATGGTTTGGCTCCCGCTCAGTTCCCAGCGCCAGTACCTGACTCGCCTGGGTCACTGCGCCCCGGAGCCTCCGCAAGTCATGTCCCGGCTGCGCCTGTTGGCCCCACTGCTTGTCCTTATGTGGCAACCGTTGTGGCTGCTGGTCCAGGCAGCTCAGCCTCCGGAGTGGGCCCTGGACCCTGCCCAGCTGACCTCCGACCCCCTGGAGGCGGCTGAGCCCTGGTCTTCGCGCTCCTCTGATCCCCCACCCGAATCGCCCCAGGCACTTACACCCCCAGCCGAGCTGGGGGGCTTTAATTACCTGGGGTCCTCTGCTCCAGCCCAGATGTTGGCCCTGCCTAAGGAGTTGACGGAGACTTTGGTTCCATTCCTGGACACGGATTCCGTTGGAGAACTACCCCCAGGGCCAGATGAGGATCTGAATGACCAGCTAACCCAGCATCAAAGGCTCCCAGAGGTGGTTCCAATGCCAGGTTGGGATTATTTAATGTTTCCCAAGGTTACAGGTAAGCCTTTAGATGTGGAATTTACCACAACTCCAGGGCCTGATAAAGGTGTTGAGTCTTCTATAGCCCAGCAAGAGGCCCCACCTCAGCCTCTTGAACATACTGAGGAAGCAGAACTGTCTCTAACCCAGCAAGAGACCTCGGGTAAGCCTCCAGAGGAGGTTGAGCCTTCAAGTGAGCAGGAGACCCCAGGTCAGCCTTCCGAGCCTCCTGGGGTGATTGATCCTTCTCTAAGGCAGCAGGAGACCCCAGCTCAGCCTTCCGTGCCTCCTGAGGAAGCTAAGCCTTCTCTAAGCAAACAGGAACCCCCAGCTCAGCTTGCAGACCCTTTTGGAGAAGCTGAACTTTCTCCAACCCAGGAGGAGGTCTCAGCTCAGCTTGCAGAGCTCCTTAATGAGGCAGAATCTTCAACCCAGCAGGAGACTCCAGCTCAGTCTCCAGGGGAGATAGAATCTTCTGCAACCCTGCAAGAGCAACCagctcagcctccagagctgccTTCCAGGGAGGTGGAACCTTCTCCAACCCAGCAGGAGCACCCAGCTCAACCTCCATGGCATCATAAGATGACAGTTTCACCTCCAGGTCACTACCGTGATCAACATTTAAACCTGCCCAATGTCAGTTTGAAACCTCCAGATGTGCAGCTTACCATGACTGCAGAACCCACTACAGAGGTGGGACCTTCTCCAGTTCAGCACGAGACTATAGCTCAGCCCTCAGTGCCTCTTAATGTGGAAGCTTTGGAAACCCAGCATGAAGCCCCAACTCTGCCCTCAGATTCTGCAACTGAATCTTTGCCAGTTCAACAGGAGACTCCAACGCAATCTCCAGAATCTACCACACAGGACAAACTTCCAACACAGCAGGAGACCCCAGTTCAGTATCCAGAATATCCTGGAGAAGTTGAACCTTCTACAACCCAGCAGGAGGCCCTAGCTCAGCAATCACAGGCCCCTGAGGAGGGTGAATCATCCTCAACCCAGGAGGAGGCCCCGACTCAGCTTCCAGAGGCCCAGGAAGAGGGTGAACCTTCCCCTCTCCAGGAGGAGGGCCAGGGTCAGCACCCACAGGCCTCCAAGGGGAGTGAACCACCTACAACCCAGGAGGAGTCCCCAGCTCAGCATCCACAGACCCCTGAGGAGGTTGAACCTTCTTCAACCCAGCAGGAGGCTCCAGCTCAGTATCCTCAGGCATCAGAGGAGGGTGAGCCTTTTCCAACCCAACCAGAGACCCCAACTCAGTATCCAGAGCCCCTTGAGGGGACTGAACCTTCTCCAGCCCAGTCAGAGGCCACAACTCAGCATCCAAATCCCCTTGGGGAAGTTAAACCCGCAACCTATCAGGAGGCCCCAAGTCAGCATCCACAGACCTCTGAGGAAATTAACCCTTCTGCCACTCAACAGGAGCCTTCTGGTGAGGTTGAACCTTCTCCAACCCAACAGGAGGCCCCAGCTCACTCTCCAGAGCGTCAGGTGGTAACAGTTTTTCCTCAAGGTCAGAATCAAGCTCAGCTCCTGCTGTTGCCTAATGTCACTGTTAGACCTGTGGATTCCTCAGTTACCATGACCTCAGAATCCACTAATGAGGTTGAAGCTTCTCCACTCCGAGAAGAGGCCTCAGCTCAGTCTGGAGTGTCCCCTGAGCAGTTGGAACCTTCTCCAACCCAGCAGGAGGTCCCACATCAGCATCCAGCGCCCCCTGAAAGTGTTGAATCTTCTCCAGTCCAGCATGAAGTCTCAACCCCACCCGAAGATTTTCCTGAGGAAATTGAACTTTCTCCAAGCCAGCAGGAGAGCTCAGCTCTGCCTCACGTGCCTGTTGCAAGTAGAGAACCTTCTCCAATCCAGCAAGAGGTCCCAGCTCAGCAAccaaagcccaatgagggggtCGAGTCTTTTCCAGTTCAGTATGAGCATCCAGCTCAGCCTCCAGGGTCCTCTACAGATGTTGTAGCTCAGTCTCCAGCACAGCATGAGGTGACATTCTCACCTCCAGGTCCAGGTGAAGCTCAGCATCCAGTGTTGCCTAATATCACAGTTAAACCTGTGGATCTGAGGATTTTCATAAGTCCCCAGGCAACTAAGGAGCTTAAACATCTTCCAGTGCAGCAGGATGTCCCTGCTCAATCTCCTATTCCCCCTGAGAAAGTTGAATTTTCTCCAGCTCAGTCCAAGCGTCTTTCCCAGTCTCCAGAGTCCCCTGAAGATGAGTCTTCTCCAGGCCAACAAGAGGTCCTAGCTCAGACTCCAGACCCCCCTAAggctgtggaacctgcttcaggacAACAGGAGGCCCCAGCTCAGTCTGTAGTCCCCCAGCTGGCCCCAGCTGTATCTCCTGAGCCCCCTAAGGAGGTAGAACCTTCTCCCACACTGCAGGAGGCCCCAGCTCAGCCTTCAGAGCCCCCTAATGAGGCAGAGTCTCCAACCCAGCAGGTGGCCCCAGCTCAGTTTCCAGTCCTCCAGGAGTCCCCAGCTATATCCCCTGAGCCCCCTAAGGAGGTGGAACCTTCTCCCACACCTCAGGAGGCCCCAGCTCAGCCTTCAGAGCCCGGTAATGAGGCAGAATCTTTTCCAACTCAGCAGGAAGCCCCAGTTGTATCCCCTGAGCCCCCTAAGGAGGTAGAACCTTCCACACAGCAGGAGGCCCCACCTCAGCCTCCAGAGCCTCCTGAGAAGGTGGAACCATCTCCAGTCCAGCAGGAAACCCTATCTCTACCTCTCGAGCCACTTAAGGAGATAGAACCTTCTCTAACACAACACGAGGCACAAGCTCAGCCTTCAGAGGCCCCTGAGAAGGTAGAACCATATCCAATTCTGCAGCAGGCTCCAACTCAACCTCCGGAGCCCTCTAAGGAGGCAGAAACTCCTCCAGCCCAGCAGGAGGCCCCAGTTCAGCCTCCAGAGCCACCTGAGGAGGTTGTAGCACAACCTCCAGTCCATAATGAGGTGACAGTTCCACCTCTAGGACAAGAGCAAGCTCAGCATCCAAACTTGCCCAATGTTACTGTTCAGCCTGCTGACCTGGAGCTTACTGTAACTCCAGAACCTACTGTGGAGACTGAGCATTCTACAATCATGCAGCAGACTATAGCTCCTCCAGAGGACACTGAGGTGACACCTCCACATCCAGAGCAGGTCCAGGCTCAGCATCCAAATTTGACTGAAGTCAGAGTTCAGCCTTTAGACCTGGAACTGACCATAACTCCAGAACCCACTACAGAGGTTGAAACTTCAACCACGCAAGAGATCCCAGGTCACCCTTCAGAGCCACCTAAGGAGGTTGTGGTTCAGCCTCCACTGTTTCAGGAGGTGACAGTTCCAACTCCAGGTCTGGATCAAGCTCGTCATCCATTGTCACCTAATGTAACAGTTCAGCCTTGGGACCTAGAGCTTACCATAACTCCAGAACCCACTATGGAGGTTAAAGCTTCTACAGCCCTGAAGAAAACTACAGCTCCTCCAAAGGACCTTGAGGTAACATTTGCACATCTAGAGCAGGTTCAGGTTCAGCATTCAACCTTGAATAAGGCCAAAAGTCCACAGACCCCAGATCAGCCTCCAGAGCCGCCTAAGGAACTTGTAGCTCAACCTCCAGTATATCAAGAGGCAGCAGTTCCAACACCAGATCGGGATCAAGCTCAGCGTCTGTGGTTGCCGAATGTAACAGTTCAGCCTTTGGACTTGGTGCTTGCTGTAACTACAGAACCCACTACGGATGTTAAACATCCCTCAGCCCTGCAGCAGACTACCGCTCCTCCAGAGGACCTTGAGGTGACATTTCCACATTCAGAGCACATTCAGCATCCAACCTTAACTAAAGTCACAGTTAAACCTTTGGACCCAGGGCTTCCCATAACTCCAGAATCCACTACAGAGACTGAACCTTCTCTAACCATGCAAGAGACCCCaacccagcctccagagccacctAAGGAGGTTGTTCAGTATCCATCCCAACAGGAAGTGATAGTTCCCACTCCAAGTAAGGATCAAGGTCAGCAACCAACATTGCCCAGTGTCACAGCTCATCATGTGGACTTGGGGCTTACCATAACTCCAGAACCTACTACAGAGGCTGAACATTCTACACCCATGAAGGAGACTACAGCTCCTCCTCCAAAGGACCTTGAGGTGACACTAGCACATCCAGAGCAGGTTCAGAGTCAGCATCCAAACCTGACTGAAGTCACAGTTCCACCTATGGACCTGGAACTTACTGTAACTGCAGGATCCAGTGTGGAGACTGAACCTTCTCCAACCATGCGAGACACCCCAActcagcctccagagccaccTAAGGAGGTTGTAGTTCAATATCCATTCCAGCAGGAAGTGACAGTTCCAACTCCAAGTAAGGATCAAGGTCAGCATCCAGCATCACCCATCATCCCATTTCGTCATGTGGAGCTTACTATAACTCCAGAACCTATTACGGAGGCTGAACATTCGACAACCCTGAAGAAGACTACAACTCCTCCCCCAAAGGACCTTGAGGTGACACTTGCACATCCAGAACAGGTTCAGAGTCAACATCGAAACCTGACTGAAGTCACGGTTCCACCTATGGACCTAGAAATTCCTGTAAGTCAGCAACCAGCGTCATTTGAGACAGGTTTTCCTCCAACAACTCAACATTCTCTGGTGCATTTTGTAAACTATACCTCCGAAAAGGCATACACCACTTTAACTTGGCAACCAGAACAGAATGCCACCACAAACCTCAAACTATGTGAGCGTTGTACCTGCAAAGATGAGACACTGTCGTGTGTTGGTCTCAGCCTACAGCAGAGGCTCCGCAGAGTGCCCGTGCCGGAGCCCGACACCTACAACGGCACCTTCACCATCTT AAATTTCCAAGGAAACTCTATTTCTTACATTGATGAAAATGTATGGAAGGGATACCGTTGGGCTGAGAAACT